In one window of Patescibacteria group bacterium DNA:
- a CDS encoding ABC transporter ATP-binding protein, with amino-acid sequence MIEIKNLSKNFGSTKVLDDISFSVKKGEILGFLGPNGAGKSTTMKIITSFWSPTKGSVEIDGVKTEDDSMLTRSKIGYLPETVPLYDDMRVFEYLKFVAEVRGLEKDKIQSRIKEVIEACNLQTVIRKPIEELSKGFRQRVGLAQAIMHEPDILILDEPTTGLDPNQIVEIRELIKKIGKEKTVIFSTHILSEVSATCDRAIIINNGKIIAEGTPAELVHKMGGAEIIYVKIKGKKEDVLYKLKSMDNVIKVEEKDKESDEIHGYELTPVEGVDLREQLSMLVMNAGWSILEFNKKSISLEDVFIKLTK; translated from the coding sequence ATGATCGAAATAAAGAACTTGTCAAAAAACTTTGGAAGCACAAAAGTCCTAGACGACATCAGCTTCTCAGTAAAAAAGGGGGAAATCCTAGGTTTTCTTGGTCCGAATGGAGCAGGAAAATCAACAACAATGAAAATCATCACTAGTTTTTGGTCACCGACCAAGGGCAGTGTGGAAATTGACGGTGTGAAAACGGAAGATGATTCCATGTTAACACGGTCGAAAATTGGCTATTTGCCTGAAACAGTACCGTTGTATGACGACATGCGTGTTTTTGAGTATTTGAAATTTGTGGCTGAGGTGCGTGGTCTTGAAAAAGACAAAATTCAATCTCGAATTAAAGAGGTAATTGAGGCGTGTAATTTGCAAACAGTAATTAGAAAACCGATCGAAGAATTATCAAAAGGTTTCCGCCAAAGAGTTGGTCTGGCGCAGGCAATTATGCATGAGCCTGATATTTTGATTTTGGATGAACCAACAACTGGTCTTGACCCAAATCAGATTGTGGAAATACGCGAATTGATCAAAAAAATTGGTAAAGAAAAAACAGTTATTTTTTCAACCCATATTTTGAGCGAAGTTAGCGCAACTTGTGATCGGGCGATTATTATTAATAATGGTAAGATTATTGCTGAAGGCACACCGGCTGAATTGGTTCATAAGATGGGTGGTGCAGAAATTATCTATGTAAAAATTAAAGGCAAGAAAGAGGATGTGCTATACAAGTTAAAATCGATGGACAATGTAATAAAGGTAGAAGAGAAAGATAAGGAATCGGATGAAATTCATGGTTATGAATTGACTCCGGTTGAGGGCGTAGACTTACGTGAACAGCTTTCAATGTTGGTAATGAATGCCGGTTGGAGCATTTTGGAATTTAATAAAAAGAGCATTTCATTGGAAGATGTGTTTATAAAATTAACAAAGTAA